The following are from one region of the Magallana gigas chromosome 6, xbMagGiga1.1, whole genome shotgun sequence genome:
- the LOC105342793 gene encoding probable helicase senataxin isoform X3 has protein sequence MEIYEFSSSSSMIDIDEEEEEKSYSCNNVNKVKNKKRCTSSGKREYFSSSDSSDAQNEGSFGSKKKKIRKKIRDIEPSTVGSSIKSRSDKTKPAPSLKPSHDTGAFGFESEAIFSQVLKCENESVFSGEDSDQTVKSSCDDVDKKAEEKVSARVPFFNLTISDEEMETDDGLPKLVRKHKKHDKSNASVVKDTAKSESGYSMFNGKGRKLCKHDIEDKEFWSDQEMTSSDDDVPILQLNPQNLNVSSDAIKCVEPLEEVTKCNSKEIQDKTSMEQNQILTSSKISSDFSSFCSKKLSQQSSTYCKQKLQMAAESSTQLNDTSESEVTTNDVHVESDDETQPYDDFDLPDLSPLHGEEQSTNLKTEREHSPDIFNEEDSPDCLNETIYTQMDDCIYIEDSDEENLSQSLFQQEVKLELDDSSEDEVYLVDEEDESWRDILSLDDSDDDNITHNGRVHEMTDPDKTTDSVFKVATQVDADPYAGATQVITDDSYSSATQIDSKNMYLSETQVDKSDPYSSATQMDHDLHSSESDDDIYNAATQVDVGEVKVRKTKKLSKGQDLMGRFGGSNSNDESPKYEGDPYATATQVDLPSPIAMKMIKNKILKATKKMDPYMCATQCDKDSYVCETQVDQMDPYTGATQIDSLSRKSPKNSISSPSYEVGSEKDLFNEPTQKEASGVDPYDLATQVDSANQGQLSNYNAETEAFFDSDDDDIILLSETESPEAIELSQNQIENKACVVTETCAELQSKSEKMIICGGIKNEKSTDVIELATGSDEDEDGRKTKSKIPESMDTKFKRGNQKDRNDDLYKMDTQVVEHRETVQNEDTQSSESWSDMEFYEVDTQLDSLSELKKTVSLKETSPIDTKSEPQKTVASTGKSIKDTSDQSDHLLLTASSSSHMTSCSKTAAKSSMLPESSEQSSSDFEIVRSANEEMPAENKSRSSCHFTNHVPEFKPEMPAENKSKSSGHFTNLVPELKPEVPAENKSKSSGNFTNHVPEFKPEMPAENKSRSSGHFTNHVPEFKRTISTNQKTAIPISPQQQKSTKEKREEFKITSFYSKKQMDSETSGRVGRSENAKAETFQKKRSSVPTKTTPDAGWLSKTSGKISDRKRNRTASGGGTHAKKRKDEVISTVSTDALIKAKAEMIARSWIRPLVPEPVKKPTIDTKSDFTDDVRMPELDEVIKKQLPLMDDRLLHPKKTKQDDVQVSSESGDTTVGSKAKSSIDSSCLKENQMEYSSEYKKSNSRSGSKDRDGKNINGAEICVSDSKKTIQKDRHHSKQHKSSNTFSSVDSDKSRGKTAKEKDTQREKDNTRKSTSWDKDSSKQSHSMEKDSSRRSTSKDKDSSTKSSSKEKDSSRRSTSKDKDSSTKSSSKEKDSSKRSSSKDKDSATKSSSKDSSRRSTSKDKDLSSTTSSSKGSSGRSTSKDEDNLTKGSSKEKENSIRSTSTNKESSRKSSSKDKDSSRRSTSMDKDVSSQSSSIDKDKSRSSSKENVSKSNYSRGSTSKDEDRSKYSKSKTKDNSGRSSSKERSNSLDKGVSKSSSVFCSNHSDILNSSTDRNRIESEALENTAHSEILPFVFNSKTAPDNSESSSVSLKVGDCSETHRIEICCEQGNKIQEEEMEDVKLGKLAKAAAFEKPLPSSQDQPEEDDDTHVIIIDDEEEIDEEKTSCRKAPVSAKNTSEIKSILNKKLCTFFADRNDESTRKGQLIKFKLAPDRVPVRTQKYIDSLIQKKKGEVKSVETNRPPTIIRPPLHPLSNARRMSATATSHSPSNVPQLPAKMAAHSSMDSSCVSVLSGPMRSSASGGPGPDRSSSQNVDHCSQFFSHLLKWNPTWFLEADKARDKKEQRKAYEPPPVSPTVYPIPEKFNSYQDYVNIFIPHLLQEAWEQSYQSWSQLKTLNSYPQICAVYSGVERSSTTTSSQTFEKYTWYSITTKDTYEAMRKNDHLGEKFLVIIKDYGHYLKSKDREIDQKYYQPNYFDQIGYIEKIQLHSRPGSLGQTINTFKVLGTDPAARQKGAVVLRITVLSRRRPLFKHLLDKLSFIQPVASLVTIVRQFQAVSFLPRSPVCKHILLPGRQDVFYEKVTISESVKHSLKHYNESQRLAICTASQMILGDPQSPKIGLLQGPPGTGKSSTVVGIVEKVLQFLGSNVRICLCAPSNNAVDLLIKRLDDHRKKMVNTEFASALSIVRIGNAECVHRDVKKFRLSDICQEECIKWRTEKKKENIPRSVLENYHELKRRREELQELRRQGHREEMVRIDADLEKLGKRITDMEKNHFKQINDITLSRPEEEQIKRGILQRATIVCGTLSAFGQPFVSNLLRNSARRGKPIFDCIIVDEASQANELDCIIPLQYQANKLILVGDPEQLPPTIKSSKAAQNYFGQSLFERFYRHFQSSTTNMSPILMLDTQYRMHPDIAYWPSQYIYQGKLKTDRSVINRYKQNARLKPFVLFDVQDSHEHLSQTTGSVNNPTEVEFIVQLVLVILRSTRPQHVGIIAPYKSQKHLLSTSLAKKGVRNIEISTVDGFQGQEKEVIVFSCVRAQNQSRSIGFMADKKRMNVALTRAKSALYIVAHMDSLKEANADWRNMIEDAERRNMIYTVANTREFQSAVTQIVLKK, from the exons AtggaaatatatgaattttccaGCAGCAGTTCTATGATAGATAttgatgaagaagaagaagaaaaatcatattcttgcaacaatgtaaacaaagtaaAGAACAAAAAGAGATGTACTTCCTCTGGAAAAAGAGAATATTTTTCCTCATCTGATTCTAGTGATGCCCAGAATGAAGGTAGTTTTGgctctaaaaagaaaaaaatcaggaaaaaaaTTAGAGACATTGAACCATCAACTGTTGGGAGCAGTATTAAAAGTAGATCTGACAAGACAAAACCAGCACCCTCCTTAAAGCCAAGCCATGACACAGGTGCTTTTGGATTTGAAAGTGAAGCAATTTTTTCACAGGTGCtaaaatgtgaaaatgaaaGTGTATTTTCAGGGGAGGATTCTGATCAGACAGTCAAATCATCATGTGATGATGTTGACAAAAAGGCTGAGGAGAAAGTTAGTGCCCGAGTGCCATTCTTCAACCTTACCATCAGTGATGAAGAAATGGAAACAGATGATGGCTTGCCAAAACTTGTAAGGAAGCACAAAAAACATGACAAATCTAATGCTTCAGTGGTCAAAGACACTGCTAAGTCTGAAAGTGGCTATAGCATGTTCAATGGAAAGGGAAGAAAACTCTGTAAACATGACATTGAAGATAAAGAGTTCTGGTCAGACCAAGAGATGACCAGTTCAGATGATGATGTTCCTATTCTGCAACTCAATCCCCAAAATCTAAATGTGTCCTCTGATGCTATCAAATGTGTTGAACCTCTGGAGGAGGTTACAAAATGCAACTCAAAAGAAATTCAGGATAAAACTTCTATGGagcaaaatcaaattttaacaagCTCAAAAATTTCATCTGACTTTTCATCATTTtgttctaaaaaactatcacaGCAGTCGAGTACATATTGTAAACAGAAGTTACAGATGGCTGCCGAATCTTCTACACAGTTGAACGATACATCTGAAAGTGAAGTTACTACAAATGATGTGCATGTTGAGAGTGATGATGAAACTCAGCCTTATGACGATTTTGATCTTCCTGATCTTTCACCTTTACATGGAGAAGAACAGTCAACAAATCTTAAAACTGAAAGAGAGCACTCACCTGACATTTTCAATGAGGAAGATTCACCTGATTGCTTGAATGAGACCATCTACACCCAGATGGATGACTGCATCTACATAGAAGATTCTGATGAAGAAAATTTGTCACAGTCCCTCTTTCAACAGGAAGTGAAACTAGAGCTGGATGACTCAAGTGAAGATGAGGTTTACTTGGTGGATGAGGAGGATGAGAGCTGGAGGGATATTCTCTCACTGGATGACTCTGATGATGACAATATTACACACAATGGG AGAGTACATGAAATGACTGATCCGGACAAAACTACAGACTCGGTGTTCAAAGTGGCCACTCAGGTCGATGCAGACCCTTATGCAGGAGCTACTCAAGTCATCACTGACGATTCATACAGCAGTGCTACTCAGATTGATTCAAAGAACATGTACCTGAGTGAAACTCAGGTTGATAAAAGTGATCCATATTCAAGTGCAACACAGATGGACCACGATTTGCATTCTAGTGAGTCTGATGATGATATTTACAATGCTGCCACACAGGTTGATGTTGGTGAGGTAAAGGTTcgtaaaactaaaaaattaaGTAAAGGTCAAGACCTCATGGGACGTTTTGGTGGTTCCAATTCAAATGATGAATCACCCAAATATGAAGGGGACCCATATGCAACTGCTACTCAAGTAGACCTTCCAAGCCCAATTGCCATGAAaatgataaagaataaaattttaaaagctacGAAAAAGATGGATCCATATATGTGTGCAACCCAGTGTGACAAAGATTCTTATGTATGTGAGACTCAGGTAGATCAAATGGACCCATACACTGGAGCAACTCAAATCGACAGTCTTTCAAGAAAATCACCAAAAAATAGTATATCCTCTCCATCTTACGAAGTTGGCAGTGAGAAAGATTTGTTTAATGAGCCTACTCAGAAAGAGGCTTCTGGTGTTGACCCCTATGACTTAGCAACACAAGTGGATTCAGCCAATCAGGGACAATTGTCAAATTACAATGCAGAGACTGAAGCTTTCTTTGACTCTGATGATGATGACATTATTCTGTTGAGTGAGACAGAATCCCCAGAAGCAATTGAACTTTCTCAAAATCAAATAGAAAACAAAGCTTGTGTGGTAACAGAGACTTGCGCAGAGCTACAATCCAAGAGTGAGAAAATGATTATTTGTGGAggtataaaaaatgaaaaatccaCAGATGTAATAGAACTGGCAACTGGGTCAGATGAAGATGAAGATGGAAGAAAGACCAAGTCAAAGATTCCAGAGAGCATGGACACAAAATTCAAGAGAGGCAACCAGAAGGACCGAAATGATGATTTGTACAAGATGGACACACAGGTTGTTGAACACAGGGAAACTGTGCAG AATGAAGATACACAGTCGAGTGAGTCCTGGAGTGATATGGAGTTCTATGAGGTAGACACTCAACTCGACTCATTATCAGAGCTAAAGAAAACTGTATCATTGAAGGAGACCTCTCCCATTGACACAAAATCTGAACCCCAGAAAACTGTGGCATCTACAGGAAAAAGCATCAAAGACACTTCTGACCAATCAGACCACTTGTTATTGACAGCTTCTTCCTCAAGTCACATGACATCCTGTTCTAAGACAGCTGCTAAATCATCCATGTTGCCTGAGTCTTCGGAGCAGTCTTCCAGTGACTTTGAGATA GTAAGATCAGCCAATGAAGAAATGCCTGCAGAGAATAAAAGTAGATCTTCATGTCATTTTACCAACCATGTTCCAGAGTTTAAGCCTGAAATGCCTGCAGAGAATAAAAGTAAATCTTCAGGTCATTTTACCAACCTTGTTCCAGAGTTAAAGCCTGAAGTGCCTGCAGAGAATAAAAGTAAATCTTCAGGTAATTTTACCAACCATGTTCCAGAGTTTAAGCCTGAAATGCCTGCAGAGAATAAAAGTAGATCTTCAGGTCATTTTACCAACCATGTTCCAGAGTTTAAGCGCACCATATCCACCAACCAGAAAACAGCAATCCCAATCTCTCCTCAGCAGCAAAAGTCAACcaaggagaaaagagaggagtTCAAAATTACAAGCTTTTACTCCAAGAAGCAAATGGATTCGGAAACATCAGGAAGAGTTGGAAGATCAGAAAATGCTAAGGCAGAGACTTTCCAGAAGAAAAGAAGCAGTGTTCCAACAAAGACGACTCCAGACGCAGGATGGCTCTCGAAGACCAGTGGGAAAATCAGTGATCGTAAAAGAAATCGAACAGCCAGTGGAGGTGGAACTCATGCCAAGAAACGAAAAGATGAGGTGATATCAACAGTCAGTACGGATGCTTTGATCAAAGCAAAGGCAGAGATGATTGCTAGGAGCTGGATTCGACCACTGGTACCAGAGCCTGTCAAAAAGCCCACAATTG acaCCAAGTCTGACTTTACGGATGATGTAAGGATGCCAGAGCTGGATGAGGTCATCAAGAAACAACTGCCATTGATGGATGACAGACTTCTTCaccccaaaaaaacaaaacaag ATGATGTACAAGTAAGCTCTGAATCAGGAGACACTACAGTAGGATCTAAAGCCAAATCTAGTATAGATTCTTCATGTTTAAAGGAAAATCAAATGGAATATAGTTCAGAATACAAGAAAAGTAATTCCAGATCTGGTTCAAAAGACAGGgatggaaaaaatataaatggtgCTGAGATTTGTGTGAGTGATTCAAAGAAGACAATACAGAAAGACAGACATCACTCAAAGCAGCACAAAAGTTCAAATACATTTAGCTCTGTTGACAGTGACAAATCGAGAGGGAAAACTGCTAAAGAGAAAGACACACAAAGGGAAAAGGATAATACAAGAAAATCTACTTCATGGGATAAGGATAGTTCAAAACAAAGCCATTCAATGGAAAAGGATAGTTCAAGAAGATCAACATCAAAAGACAAGGATAGTTCAACAAAATCTAGTTCAAAGGAAAAGGATAGTTCAAGAAGATCAACATCAAAAGATAAGGATAGTTCAACAAAATCTAGTTCAAAGGAAAAGGATAGTTCAAAAAGGTCATCATCGAAAGATAAGGATAGTGCAACAAAATCAAGTTCAAAAGATAGTTCAAGAAGATCAACATCAAAAGATAAAGATTTAAGTTCAACAACATCAAGTTCAAAGGGTAGTTCAGGAAGATCAACTTCAAAAGATGAGGATAATTTAACAAAAGGTAGTTCAAAGGAAAAGGAAAATTCAATAAGATCGACTTCAACCAATAAGGAAAGTTCAAGGAAATCTAGTTCAAAGGATAAGGACAGTTCAAGAAGATCAACTTCAATGGATAAGGATGTTTCTTCACAATCTAGTTCAATAGATAAGGACAAATCAAGATCTTCTTCtaaagaaaatgtttcaaaaagtaATTATTCAAGAGGATCAACTTCAAAAGATGAGGATAgatcaaaatattctaaatCAAAGACTAAGGATAATTCAGGAAGATCTAGTTCAAAAGAGCGAAGTAATTCATTAGACAAAGGTGTTTCCAAAAGTTCTAGTGTATTTTGCTCAAATCATAGTGATATTCTTAACTCTTCAACTGACAGAAATAGAATAGAAAGCGAAGCTTTGGAAAACACAGCTCATAGTGAAATTCTACCATTCgtttttaattctaaaacagCACCAGACAATTCAGAATCATCTTCTGTCAGCTTAAAAGTGGGAGATTGCTCAGAAACACATAGAATAGAGATCTGCTGTGAGCAGGGTAATAAAATTCAAGAGGAAGAAATGGAAGATGTGAAACTAGGAAAACTGGCTAAAGCAGCGGCCTTTGAAAAACCTCTACCTTCATCGCAAGATCAGCCAGAGGAAGATGATGACACTCATGTGATTATTATAGATGATGAAGAGGAAATAGATGAAGAGAAGACATCGTGTAGGAAAGCCCCAGTGTCAGCCAAGAATACCTCAGAAATCAAATCCatccttaacaaaaaattatgtacCTTCTTTGCTGATAGAAATGATGAAAGTACAAGAAAAGGCCAGCTTATCAAATTCAAGTTAGCTCCTGATCGCGTCCCAGTGCGGACACAGAAATACATTGATTCGCTCATTCAGAAAAAGAAAGGCGAAGTAAAGTCTGTGGAGACCAATAGACCTCCTACAATCATTCGTCCACCACTGCATCCACTGTCCAACGCAAGGAGAATGAGTGCTACAGCAACATCACACAGTCCCAGTAACGTCCCTCAATTACCCGCAAAG atgGCAGCACATTCCAGCATGGATTCTTCGTGTGTGTCTGTTCTGAGTGGACCGATGAGGTCAAGTGCCAGTGGAGGGCCAGGCCCTGATAGGTCCTCAAGTCAGAATGTTGATCACTGTTCCCAGTTCTTCAGTCACCTGTTGAAGTGGAACCCAACCTGGTTTTTAGAAGCAG ataaagCTAGAG ATAAAAAGGAACAGAGGAAAGCTTACGAGCCCCCTCCTGTGTCCCCCACTGTGTACCCCATTCCTGAGAAGTTTAATAGTTACCAGGACtatgtcaacatattcatccCCCATCTCTTACAAGAGGCTTGGGAACAG TCCTATCAAAGCTGGAGTCAGCTGAAGACCTTGAACAGCTACCCTCAGATCTGTGCAGTGTACTCGGGGGTGGAGAGAAGCTCTACCACCACATCAAGTCAGACATTTGAAAAGTACACATGGTATA GTATAACTACCAAAGACACATATGAAGCCATGAGAAAAAATGATCATCTCGGTGAAAAATTCCTTGTGATTATAAAAGACTATGGTCATTACCTAAAGAGTAAAGACAGAGAAATTGATCAGAAGTACTACCAGCCAAATTACTTTGACCAGATCGGCTACATAGAGAAAATCCAGCTTCATTCCCGCCCTGGGAGCCTGGGGCAGACCATTAACACTTTTAAAGTTTTAG GAACTGACCCTGCAGCCAGACAGAAGGGTGCTGTAGTGCTACGCATTACAGTCTTAAGCAGACGACGTCCTCTCTTCAAGCACCTGTTGGATAAGCTGTCTTTTATACAG CCTGTTGCTTCCTTGGTAACCATTGTGCGCCAATTCCAAGCTGTCAGTTTCCTTCCCAGGAGTCCTGTGTGTAAACACATTCTTCTTCCAGGCCGGCAAGATGTATTTTACGAAAAAGTTACCATTTCAGAATCTGTGAAGCATTCCTTG aaaCATTACAATGAATCTCAGCGACTGGCGATCTGTACAGCATCTCAGATGATCCTAGGAGATCCCCAGTCCCCAAAAATAGGCCTTCTGCAGGGCCCCCCGGGCACGGGCAAGAGTTCCACAGTGGTGGGCATTGTAGAGAAAGTCCTACAG TTTCTTGGATCCAATGTTCGGATCTGTTTGTGTGCGCCATCAAACAATGCTGTAGATCTTCTAATAAAACGTTTGGATGACCACAGAAAGAAGATGGTTAACACAG AGTTTGCCTCAGCCCTTTCCATTGTTAGAATAGGGAATGCAGAATGTGTCCACAGAGATGTGAAAAAGTTCCGTCTGTCAGATATCTGCCAGGAGGAGTGCATTAAGT GGAGAACAGAAAAGAAGAAGGAAAACATCCCAAGGAGTGTCTTGGAGAACTACCATGAGCTGAAGCGTAGACGCGAGGAACTCCAAGAACTGAGGCGTCAGGGGCACAGAGAGGAG ATGGTGAGAATAGATGCTGATCTTGAGAAGTTAGGGAAAAGAATCACAGACATGGAAaagaatcattttaaacaaatcaat GATATCACCCTCTCTCGGCCGGAGGAAGAGCAGATAAAGCGAGGGATCCTGCAGAGAGCCACCATTGTCTGTGGCACCTTGTCGGCGTTTGGTCAACCCTTTGTCTCCAACCTACTGAGGAACAGCGCAAGGAGAGGCAAACCTATCTTTGATTGTATCATTGTGGATGAA GCCTCCCAAGCTAATGAACTGGACTGTATCATACCCCTACAGTACCAGGCAAACAAGTTAATCTTGGTTGGAGATCCAGAGCAGCTTCCTCCAACGATTAAATCCAGT AAAGCTGCTCAGAATTATTTTGGTCAGTCTCTGTTTGAGAGATTTTACCGCCATTTCCAGTCTTCTACCACGAACATGAGTCCCATTCTTATGTTGGACACGCAGTATCGCATGCACCCTGACATTGCCTACTGGCCGTCACAGTATATATACCAGGGGAAACTCAAAACCGACAG